From the Nodularia sphaerocarpa UHCC 0038 genome, the window TGCAAAGCAGTAGATATTAATTGAATCGCGCCTTTAACTATACCTAAGCTAGCGATGGTTTTGCCTAAAGAAAGAGCTAATTCTTTACCTCGTTCCATGTTCAACTCACAACCGTATATTCTCGCAATCTCTACTACCATTTGAGCATTAACGGCTGCTGTTGCTAATAAATCCACAACTGGGAGAGGTGTAACTGATACCACGCCAGCACCAATCCACTGAAACCGATCAACTATTTTGTCAGCTTGACGGCGACGCTGAACATCAATCAGATTTCGCGCTTCTTCTCCTAACCGTAGGGATTGCAGGAGAATGTTATCTGCGACCAAATCTTCACCCTCAGCCCGTAAAATGGCAGCCATGCGCCGCAGCAAAGGAATAATATCTGGTTCTGGCTGGTAAGTTTCGCCAGTTTCTAGCATTGCAGGTTGGGGATTTCCGGCGATCGCCACCACATCATTAGGCGGAATAAATCCCCGGACTCGTTGACGCAACCGGGCGAGAATTGATTCTGTATCCTCATCTGTATATAAGTCAGTTTTATTGAGAACGAGGAGCGATCGCTTACCAATTTCTGCCAAACTCCGTAGCGGTTCATATTCAGAACGGCGCAAATCATTATCCACCACAAACAGCAGTAAATCGGCTGAAGTTGCCAATTCTCGCGCTAACTGTTCCCGTTCCGTTCCTTCTACCCCAGCTTCTAAAATCCCCGGCGTATCCGTAATTAAAATCTTGCGTTCTAAACCCTTCAACCGCAAACAATAGGTTTCCCCCACCTGAGTAGTTCCCATTGGAGCATTTACCTGACCCACCATCCGCCCCATAATGGCATTAACGAGGGAAGTTTTACCAGCACTTCCTGTGC encodes:
- a CDS encoding YcjF family protein, which translates into the protein MPLSRIVTLIVGLIVILGLSLWLIDSLSRLYWQLSYSPLLGNLLLLLLVLLIGGLVAAFVYYVLILQAGEKKSHRQRRRVTAAEIPAAKSDAASTTLKAVKQQVAQIQDEVARQALLSKSREIEVNLARGEIQVVVFGTGSAGKTSLVNAIMGRMVGQVNAPMGTTQVGETYCLRLKGLERKILITDTPGILEAGVEGTEREQLARELATSADLLLFVVDNDLRRSEYEPLRSLAEIGKRSLLVLNKTDLYTDEDTESILARLRQRVRGFIPPNDVVAIAGNPQPAMLETGETYQPEPDIIPLLRRMAAILRAEGEDLVADNILLQSLRLGEEARNLIDVQRRRQADKIVDRFQWIGAGVVSVTPLPVVDLLATAAVNAQMVVEIARIYGCELNMERGKELALSLGKTIASLGIVKGAIQLISTALQFHVATFVIGRAIQGVTVAYLTRIAGKSFIEYFRHDQDWGDGGMTEVVKEQFKLNRRDEFIKTFIQEAIARVVKPLTNHAEVIEQDEEAKT